CAGGCCACCGCCGGGGCCGCGGCCACCTCCGGGCCAGCCACCTCGGCCGCGGCCGGGTGGAGCCGCTGCGGCGGGGCCTCGCCCCCGGCCGGCGGCGCCGGGGTGCCCCCCTCCCGGCCCCCGGTCTCCTCGATGAGCGGCAGGGCTGCCTCGAGCGTGATCACCGGCAGGCGCCGGGACCGCGCGTGCTTCTCGACCCGCGCCTGGGCCAGCCGCCGCAGCGCCGCGTCGGGAATCCGCCCGAGCGCCGCGCGCGCCTCGGCGGCCCATCGCACGGCGATCCCGGGCAGCGGCTCCTCGACCTGCGCGCCCCCCTGCCGCGCCGCCGCGGCCTCCAGCGCCGCGGCATCGATCACCCGGAACCGGTCGGCCCCGCCCCCGCAGACCGGACAGGTCACGGCCGGCTCCGGGCCCCGGGCCGCGTACCCGCACGTTCCGCACACCGCCGTGGCCTCGGCGCCCCGGGCCCGGATGGCCGCCGCCGCCACCCCCAAGGCCATCGCCCGCAGTTGCGCCGGCCCCCGCCCGGGCATGCCGTGCGCCATCGCCGCGTCGATCACGCTCGAGGTGACCACCGTGTGCCCCTGCTCGGTCGCGTAGCGGAGCACGGCCGCGCGCGCCACCCCCTGGACAGGGCGCGGCACCGCCGCCATCCGCGCCTCGGCCTCGGCCGTCCACGCCACCGTCTCCTCGGCCAGGAGCTCCTGCGGGGGCGTGAAGCGCCCGCCGGTGAGCAGGACATTGCAGGGCGCCAGCCGCACCAGCGTCTCACTGTTGCTCCCCAGCGCCCCTTCCGCCTCGTCCGAATGCGCCCCGGCCCGCCCGAGGATCAGCAGCCACGGCTGGCTCGCGCGGCAGTGCTGGAGCAGCTTCTCGAAGCACTTGCCGGCCAGCAGCGTCGTCGTCAGCGTCCCCCCCTCCGCCGCGGCCAGCCGGCGGCCCGTGTCGAGATGCGTCTGGTAGATGCGCGCCAGCCCGCTGTCGATGATCTCCTCGTGCAGCGCCTCCTGCTCCGCGAAGCGGAAGACCTGCGCCGCCTCGGCCGACAGCACCCCCACGAGGCTCTTGAACAGCGTGTAGTGCAGATAGGGGTCGTAGACGGCCACGGCCTCCACCGGATGGCCCAGCGCCCGGCCCAGCGCCAGCCCCAGCCTGAGCCCGTGGAAGGCCTGGGCGCTGCCGTCCAGCCCCACCACAATGGCCCCGCGCCCGGCCGCCGCCGGGTCCAGCGTCTTGACCACCAGCGTGTCGGCCGCCGTCCCCCGGACCACCCGCTCGGCCACCGACCCGAGCAGGCTGTCCTTCACCGCGCCCATGCCGAGCGCCCCCAGGACCACCAGGTCGTAGCCGGCCCGCCGCGCGTCCTCCAGCAGCACCCGGTGGTGCTTGCCGTCGAAGGTCTTGCGCTCCAGCGTGAGCCCGGCCGCCGCCGCCCGGCCCGCCATGGCGTCCAGATAGGAGTCGGCGATCAGCCGCAGCCCCATCCGGATCAGCGAGTCGTGCACCGCGCGCTGCCGCTCCAGCTCCGTCTCTTGCCGGTACCGCGCCGGCAGCGTGTACTCCATCTGCTTGAACCGCGTGTCGTGCAGCCCCCCCGCATAGACGTGCACCCCGGTCAGCTTCGCGCCACACGCCCCCGCCAGCTCCACCGCCAGCTCAATGGCCCGATTGGCGTGCTCGGAGTTGTCCACCGGAACACAGATGTGGCGATAAATGGAGCCCGCTCCTCTCATAACGTCATAGCGCGGGCTCGGCGCCCGCCGCGCGTGTGCCGCCGAGACCTGAACACTCTTACTGCCTGTTTCCCATCGGCTTCACGATGTGCATACCCCGGAGCCGGGACCGACCGGAAGACGGGCGCCGGCCCATGACGGCAGTTCCTGGGTGATACGGGACCTTCTCGGCCAGGGAGTCATCCTCGCCCCGCGACGGCCAGGAGCCGTCTCATGGCTTACCTCTGCCCGTCGCTGGATCATGTGGCGGCAACTGCAAGGTTGATGCCTCGTTGCTGAGCGGCGATCTGCCCCCCAGAGGGTGCGGCTGCCGGCCTGGATTGCCCCAGGCGGCCCGCACATCGATCATTACCTCGACCTGGCGCGGGAGCTTCGGGCCACACGATGAGCCAGGGGAAGCCAGCCGTCTGGGGATTCTTCCCCACCGGTGGGGATTTTCCCCAGCCGTAGTCAGGCGGGTTGATCCCCAGCTCTACGCGCAAGAGCACCAGAGACGGGCGCCCCGCTCCCAGCAGACGCTTTGTCTTCGGGTCTCCGGGGCCCCACGATGGCTGGCATCCGTCTTGCGGGATCGTCGACAGTAAGAAGTAGCTCCGCCGGGTCTTGGCCAGAGCCCCCCCAAGAACCTGCCGACGCGGGTGTGATTTCCCAGAAGCATTCCCCCACGTAGCAGGCTGATTCTCAGAACCTTTCCCCCAGGGGTTTCTCAAAACCTTTCCGCCACCCGGGGCCCGGCGGCCAAGCTGGGCCGTGGTTACTTCCTCGCCAGGAGGTGGTCA
This window of the Candidatus Rokuibacteriota bacterium genome carries:
- a CDS encoding universal stress protein, with translation MDNSEHANRAIELAVELAGACGAKLTGVHVYAGGLHDTRFKQMEYTLPARYRQETELERQRAVHDSLIRMGLRLIADSYLDAMAGRAAAAGLTLERKTFDGKHHRVLLEDARRAGYDLVVLGALGMGAVKDSLLGSVAERVVRGTAADTLVVKTLDPAAAGRGAIVVGLDGSAQAFHGLRLGLALGRALGHPVEAVAVYDPYLHYTLFKSLVGVLSAEAAQVFRFAEQEALHEEIIDSGLARIYQTHLDTGRRLAAAEGGTLTTTLLAGKCFEKLLQHCRASQPWLLILGRAGAHSDEAEGALGSNSETLVRLAPCNVLLTGGRFTPPQELLAEETVAWTAEAEARMAAVPRPVQGVARAAVLRYATEQGHTVVTSSVIDAAMAHGMPGRGPAQLRAMALGVAAAAIRARGAEATAVCGTCGYAARGPEPAVTCPVCGGGADRFRVIDAAALEAAAARQGGAQVEEPLPGIAVRWAAEARAALGRIPDAALRRLAQARVEKHARSRRLPVITLEAALPLIEETGGREGGTPAPPAGGEAPPQRLHPAAAEVAGPEVAAAPAVA